One region of Nevskia ramosa DSM 11499 genomic DNA includes:
- a CDS encoding YnfA family protein, which yields MIQTLALFAVTAVAEIVGCYLPYLWLRKGGSVLLLIPAAASLALFAWLLTLHPEAAGRTYAAYGGVYVLIALLWLWGVDGIRPDHWDLAGAAFVFAGLLLIYFGPRNA from the coding sequence ATGATCCAGACGCTGGCGCTGTTCGCGGTGACCGCCGTCGCGGAAATCGTCGGCTGCTATCTGCCGTATCTCTGGCTGCGCAAGGGCGGCTCGGTGCTGCTGCTGATTCCGGCGGCAGCGAGCCTGGCGCTGTTCGCCTGGCTGCTGACCCTGCACCCGGAAGCCGCCGGCCGCACCTATGCCGCGTATGGCGGCGTCTATGTGCTGATCGCGCTGCTCTGGCTGTGGGGTGTCGACGGCATTCGGCCGGATCACTGGGATCTGGCCGGTGCCGCGTTCGTGTTCGCAGGTCTGCTGCTGATCTATTTCGGGCCGCGCAACGCCTGA
- the fliD gene encoding flagellar filament capping protein FliD: MAAITSAGIGSGLDVASIVSQLVAAERGPADQRISIATTRANTSISALANFRSALANLQTASKALLPGSNGAASSLGKLTATPAKPDYFSASAENKAVAGNYSVEVVSLAAANKRASDLYASSSAVVGDGDVTLAVGGKSFTVNLTSPANTLADLRDKINAASDNSGVGAAIVSDGSGARLLLTSRATGTANAVSVTSSIFNTTESQPAADAVVKVDGFTTTSSSNAVTTAVDGLTLNLVKAEPGTSTTLTVGLDQKASEAAVATFVNAYNNVVKFIATQTKFDPVAKTAGILLGDSTVLSATQQLRNVIGGSADTAGVYKTLSAIGITTSADGTLISDTTKFNKATSTDFAAVQRLFAGTDGLATKMSALTTTLLADDGQLQAKTDGLNSRLKDLGKQQTAVDVRIQAYEARTRAQFTALDTLMSKLSSTSSYLTQQLAKLS; encoded by the coding sequence ATGGCCGCCATCACTTCCGCCGGCATCGGCTCCGGGCTCGATGTCGCCAGCATCGTCTCGCAGCTGGTTGCCGCCGAGCGCGGCCCGGCCGATCAACGCATCTCGATCGCCACCACGCGCGCCAATACCTCGATCTCGGCACTGGCCAATTTCCGCTCGGCACTGGCCAATCTGCAGACCGCTTCGAAAGCGCTGCTGCCCGGCAGCAACGGCGCCGCCAGCAGCCTTGGCAAGCTCACGGCCACGCCAGCCAAGCCTGACTACTTCAGCGCCAGCGCCGAGAACAAGGCGGTGGCCGGCAACTACTCGGTGGAAGTCGTGTCGCTGGCCGCGGCCAACAAGCGCGCCAGTGATCTGTACGCCAGCAGCAGCGCTGTCGTTGGCGATGGCGATGTCACGCTCGCCGTCGGCGGCAAATCATTCACCGTCAATCTCACCAGCCCGGCCAACACGCTGGCCGACCTGCGCGACAAGATCAATGCCGCCAGCGACAACAGCGGCGTCGGTGCCGCCATCGTTTCCGACGGCAGCGGTGCCCGCCTGCTGCTGACCAGCCGCGCCACCGGCACCGCCAATGCGGTCAGCGTCACCAGTTCGATCTTCAACACCACGGAGTCTCAGCCGGCGGCCGATGCCGTGGTCAAGGTCGATGGCTTCACCACTACCAGCAGCAGCAATGCGGTGACTACTGCCGTCGATGGCCTGACCTTGAACCTGGTCAAGGCCGAGCCGGGCACCAGCACCACGCTGACCGTGGGTCTCGATCAGAAAGCCTCGGAAGCGGCGGTGGCGACCTTCGTCAACGCCTACAACAACGTCGTCAAGTTCATTGCCACCCAGACCAAGTTCGATCCGGTCGCGAAGACGGCGGGCATCCTGCTCGGTGACTCCACGGTGCTGTCGGCCACCCAGCAGCTGCGCAACGTCATCGGCGGCAGCGCCGATACTGCCGGCGTCTACAAGACGCTGTCGGCGATCGGCATCACCACCTCCGCAGACGGCACGCTGATCTCCGACACCACCAAGTTCAACAAGGCGACCAGCACCGATTTCGCCGCCGTGCAGCGCCTGTTCGCCGGTACCGATGGCCTGGCGACCAAGATGTCGGCGCTGACCACGACCCTGCTCGCCGACGATGGCCAGCTGCAGGCGAAGACCGATGGTCTGAACTCTCGGCTCAAGGATCTCGGCAAGCAGCAGACCGCTGTCGATGTCCGCATCCAGGCGTATGAGGCGCGCACCCGCGCGCAGTTCACGGCGCTCGATACGCTGATGTCCAAGCTCAGCTCCACCAGTTCGTATCTGACTCAGCAACTGGCCAAGCTGAGCTGA
- a CDS encoding flagellar protein FlaG: MDRLAVSVIAAPGSAQTNSIPAVLQPSSLAATDIAAQPAQLAQAVDDLNQRFKDSRTDLRFSIDEDSGRTVVSVVDAQDGTVLRQMPTEEALRVSKALDEALGTLIKRIA, from the coding sequence GTGGATCGTCTTGCCGTTTCCGTCATCGCTGCGCCGGGTTCGGCGCAGACGAATTCCATTCCAGCCGTGCTCCAGCCGTCGAGCCTGGCTGCTACCGATATCGCCGCCCAGCCTGCGCAGCTTGCCCAGGCGGTCGACGATCTCAATCAGCGTTTCAAGGACAGCCGCACCGATCTGCGTTTCAGCATCGACGAAGACAGCGGCCGCACCGTGGTGTCGGTCGTCGACGCCCAGGACGGCACGGTGCTGCGCCAGATGCCGACCGAGGAAGCGCTGCGCGTTTCGAAAGCACTCGACGAAGCGCTGGGCACCTTGATCAAGCGCATCGCTTAG
- a CDS encoding flagellin, with the protein MAAIINTNVASLNAQRNLSSSQGALNTSLQRLSSGLRINSAKDDAAGLAIADRFTSQIRGLDVASRNANDGISLAQTAEGALGEVTNNLQRVRELAVQSANASNSATDRAALQTEASQLLSEVDRVANQTKFNGVSLIDGSFTSAVFQVGANAGETITVSSLVDANTAALGSVTSASAQSSAVSGISVLTAPVAGTLTINGTDISTQIGAAGTSQQRVGQVVDAINNSSTTTGVNAAFDASTGKIVLSSESNITVGGTDDGTATGFDGATGVTGTASTTTGLTSLDLSSYAGSSLAIKQIDSALGQINSARANLGAIQNRFSSVVSNIASTSENLSASRSRIQDADFAKETAALTRGQILQQAGTAILSQANSAPQSVLSLLR; encoded by the coding sequence ATGGCCGCAATCATCAACACCAACGTGGCGTCTCTGAACGCGCAGCGCAATCTGTCGTCGTCTCAGGGCGCCCTGAACACCTCCCTGCAGCGCCTGTCGTCGGGCCTGCGCATCAACAGCGCGAAGGACGATGCCGCCGGCCTCGCCATCGCCGATCGCTTCACCTCGCAGATCCGCGGCCTCGATGTCGCCTCGCGCAATGCCAATGACGGCATCTCGCTGGCGCAGACCGCTGAAGGCGCGCTGGGCGAAGTCACCAACAACCTGCAGCGCGTCCGTGAACTGGCCGTGCAGTCGGCGAATGCCTCGAACAGCGCCACCGACCGTGCCGCGCTGCAGACCGAAGCCTCGCAGCTGCTCAGCGAAGTCGACCGCGTTGCCAACCAGACCAAGTTCAACGGCGTCAGCCTGATCGACGGTAGCTTCACCTCGGCCGTATTCCAGGTCGGTGCCAATGCCGGCGAAACGATCACCGTCAGCTCGCTGGTCGACGCCAACACGGCGGCGCTCGGCTCGGTGACTTCGGCCAGCGCCCAGTCCAGCGCCGTCTCCGGCATCAGCGTCCTGACCGCTCCGGTGGCCGGCACGCTGACCATCAACGGTACCGACATCAGCACCCAGATCGGTGCTGCCGGCACCTCGCAGCAGCGCGTCGGCCAGGTTGTCGATGCGATCAACAACAGCTCGACCACCACCGGCGTCAACGCCGCCTTCGATGCCTCGACCGGCAAGATCGTGCTGAGCTCGGAGTCCAACATCACCGTCGGCGGTACCGATGACGGCACGGCCACCGGCTTCGATGGCGCCACCGGCGTCACCGGCACGGCGAGCACCACCACCGGCCTGACCTCGCTGGATCTGTCGAGCTACGCCGGTTCCTCGCTGGCGATCAAGCAGATCGATTCGGCGCTCGGCCAGATCAACTCGGCCCGTGCCAACCTCGGTGCAATCCAGAACCGCTTCAGCTCGGTGGTCTCGAACATCGCTTCGACGTCGGAGAATCTGTCGGCTTCACGCAGCCGCATCCAGGATGCTGATTTTGCCAAGGAAACCGCTGCGCTCACCCGCGGCCAGATCCTGCAGCAGGCCGGCACCGCGATCCTGTCGCAGGCCAACTCGGCTCCGCAGAGCGTGTTGAGCCTGCTCCGCTAA
- a CDS encoding DUF4394 domain-containing protein — protein MSLRKNLLLASTLAFGCTGTASALTLVGVTSNNSLVSYDSNAAVPFSVTARLGGFTAGDTTLVGIDYRVQDGALYGVGNNSGVYRIDAATGAMTYLHTLSVTLDAAATGFGVDFNPAADRLRIVSNTGQNLRHNIGTGITLLDDPLDYAPGAVLNGIGPTALGISAVAYTNNDLLTTTATTLFSIDTSLDQVALISPPNNGSLAAIGSLERDVTGPVGFDVLSSLNPAGKTIANTGYLSINNTDTTATLFTVNLSTGGLSTIATTPRIGARLVAIAAPLGQ, from the coding sequence ATGTCACTCAGGAAGAATCTGCTGCTCGCTTCAACGCTCGCTTTCGGCTGCACCGGCACTGCCTCGGCACTGACCCTGGTCGGCGTCACCAGCAACAACAGCCTTGTTTCATACGACAGCAATGCCGCCGTGCCGTTTTCGGTGACCGCCCGTCTCGGCGGATTCACCGCCGGCGATACCACGCTGGTCGGAATCGACTATCGCGTGCAGGACGGCGCCCTGTACGGCGTCGGCAACAACAGCGGCGTCTACCGGATCGACGCCGCAACCGGTGCAATGACCTACCTGCACACGCTCAGCGTGACGCTCGATGCCGCTGCCACCGGGTTCGGCGTCGACTTCAATCCTGCTGCGGACCGCCTTCGCATCGTCAGCAACACCGGGCAGAACCTGCGCCACAACATCGGCACCGGCATCACGCTGCTCGACGATCCGCTCGACTACGCCCCGGGCGCGGTGCTCAACGGCATCGGCCCGACGGCGCTCGGCATCAGCGCCGTGGCCTATACCAACAACGATCTGCTGACCACCACCGCCACCACGCTGTTCTCGATCGACACCAGCCTTGACCAGGTGGCGCTGATTTCGCCGCCGAACAACGGCTCGCTGGCGGCGATCGGCAGTCTCGAACGCGACGTGACCGGCCCGGTCGGCTTCGATGTGCTGAGCTCGCTGAATCCGGCTGGCAAGACGATCGCCAACACCGGCTATCTGTCGATCAACAACACCGACACGACGGCGACGCTGTTCACCGTCAACCTGTCCACCGGCGGTCTGAGCACAATCGCCACCACGCCACGCATCGGCGCCCGTCTGGTTGCGATCGCGGCGCCGCTGGGGCAGTAA
- a CDS encoding GFA family protein, with the protein MSDQKIEGGCQCGAVRYAITGEPMLAAICHCTMCRRAHAAPAVAWAMYSQDQVHFSKAAPKSYASSSEAQRGFCEVCGTQIAFTASFLPGLVDIAIGSLDQPDAVQPTLHCWHSEHLAWAEFADALPRHSELPPFS; encoded by the coding sequence ATGTCCGACCAGAAAATCGAAGGCGGCTGCCAGTGCGGCGCCGTGCGATACGCGATCACTGGCGAGCCGATGCTGGCCGCCATCTGTCACTGCACCATGTGCCGCCGCGCCCATGCCGCGCCGGCGGTGGCCTGGGCGATGTACTCGCAGGACCAGGTGCATTTCAGCAAGGCCGCGCCCAAGTCCTACGCTTCATCGTCCGAAGCGCAGCGGGGTTTCTGCGAGGTTTGCGGCACGCAGATCGCTTTCACGGCGAGCTTCCTGCCGGGCCTCGTCGATATCGCCATCGGCAGTCTGGACCAGCCGGACGCGGTCCAGCCAACGCTGCACTGCTGGCACTCCGAGCATCTGGCCTGGGCCGAGTTCGCGGATGCCTTGCCGCGCCATTCCGAGTTGCCGCCGTTTTCCTGA
- a CDS encoding VOC family protein — translation MKRVTGIGGIFFKAKDAAALQAWYKRHLGIDLQGWGGTAFTWTDGDGKPVAGTTIWSIGSAQGDQFAPSTSTFMINYRVDDLHALVKVLREEGCNVLEKIDDSEYGKFAWVIDPEGNKVELWQPPAGQ, via the coding sequence ATGAAGCGAGTCACCGGCATCGGCGGCATCTTCTTCAAGGCCAAGGACGCTGCGGCGCTGCAGGCCTGGTACAAGCGGCATCTCGGAATCGATCTGCAAGGGTGGGGCGGCACGGCGTTCACCTGGACCGACGGTGATGGCAAGCCGGTTGCCGGAACCACCATCTGGTCCATCGGCTCGGCGCAAGGCGACCAGTTCGCGCCTAGCACTTCCACGTTCATGATCAATTACCGGGTGGACGATCTCCACGCCCTGGTCAAGGTCTTGCGCGAAGAAGGCTGCAACGTCCTCGAGAAGATCGACGATTCCGAGTACGGGAAATTTGCCTGGGTCATCGATCCGGAAGGCAACAAGGTGGAACTTTGGCAGCCGCCTGCTGGCCAATGA
- a CDS encoding DUF4262 domain-containing protein, with the protein MVRSIGEDRSEQKVIDDIANFGWHCVHIQAEDAQVEYSFTVGLFRTYEHPELIIFGLPSRVSHLILTTAAEAAQSGTPLDLSKPSDELLNGYSCCFAEVAKAEYYEHVGYARWYYEGDHFPLHQIVWPSRSGYFPWHPLATADFKLSQPVIAIGAASGPG; encoded by the coding sequence ATGGTTCGTTCAATTGGAGAAGATCGCAGCGAGCAGAAAGTCATTGATGACATAGCTAATTTCGGGTGGCACTGCGTCCATATTCAGGCAGAAGATGCGCAAGTCGAATATTCCTTCACGGTCGGACTGTTCCGGACTTACGAGCATCCAGAGCTAATAATCTTTGGTCTCCCTTCTAGGGTTTCTCATCTAATTCTTACAACTGCGGCAGAGGCGGCGCAGTCGGGTACTCCACTCGACCTCAGCAAGCCGAGTGACGAATTGCTTAATGGCTATTCGTGCTGTTTCGCAGAGGTGGCGAAAGCTGAGTATTACGAGCATGTTGGTTATGCTCGGTGGTATTACGAAGGCGACCATTTTCCCTTGCATCAGATCGTTTGGCCATCTCGCTCCGGTTACTTCCCGTGGCATCCGCTGGCAACAGCAGACTTCAAACTCTCGCAGCCGGTTATCGCAATTGGTGCAGCGAGTGGGCCTGGATAG
- the flgL gene encoding flagellar hook-associated protein FlgL, translating to MRVSTADFYRQSIASLQRQQSLALATQNQLSSGKKLLTGADDPTGAAHGLSLDQTLSANQRYTSNTQAVSERLGFEENALSGASETLNRIRERVLQGNGGTLGDSDRKSLAADVRQSLDQLLSYANAADGEGRYLFAGSNDASAPFSLTSGGTQFSGDDVIRQIQIGPNRAVQSSDGGAEVFLRHVSGNGNFSIAATAANTGTATIASSKVYDSSAWDGGSYSVSFSAGNYSVTDASNNVVSSGAYTAGSSIRFRGVDLTITGEPADGDSFSVAPSSQKDIFQTIRDLATLLETPTATDPALRAKVQTGMLENLSSLETAQNRIIDVRASLGARLVAADDANNQLSSQAVKVQDALSGLRDIDYAEAAGRLTQQLTGLQAAQQSFAKIQGLSLFDYLR from the coding sequence ATGAGAGTCTCGACCGCTGATTTCTATCGCCAGAGCATCGCCTCGCTGCAGCGTCAGCAATCGCTGGCCCTGGCAACGCAGAACCAGTTGTCGTCCGGCAAGAAGCTGCTGACCGGTGCGGACGATCCCACCGGTGCCGCGCACGGCTTGTCGCTCGACCAGACCCTGAGCGCCAACCAGCGCTACACCTCGAACACCCAGGCGGTATCCGAACGCCTAGGCTTCGAAGAAAACGCGTTGTCCGGCGCCAGCGAAACCCTGAACCGGATTCGTGAGCGGGTGCTGCAGGGCAATGGCGGAACGCTTGGCGATTCCGATCGCAAGAGCCTTGCGGCCGACGTTCGCCAGTCGCTCGATCAATTGCTGAGCTACGCCAACGCCGCGGACGGCGAGGGCCGCTATCTGTTCGCCGGCAGTAATGACGCTTCGGCGCCGTTCTCGCTGACCAGCGGCGGCACCCAGTTCAGCGGCGATGACGTCATCCGCCAGATCCAGATCGGCCCGAACCGCGCCGTGCAATCCAGCGATGGCGGTGCCGAAGTGTTCCTGCGTCACGTCTCCGGCAACGGCAACTTCAGCATCGCCGCCACTGCCGCCAACACCGGCACGGCGACGATCGCGTCGAGCAAGGTTTACGACTCATCGGCCTGGGATGGCGGCAGCTACTCGGTCAGCTTCAGTGCCGGCAACTACTCGGTGACCGACGCCAGCAACAACGTCGTTTCGAGCGGCGCTTATACGGCCGGCAGCAGCATCCGCTTCCGCGGCGTCGATCTGACCATCACCGGCGAGCCGGCCGATGGCGACTCCTTCAGCGTTGCGCCGAGCAGCCAGAAAGACATCTTCCAGACCATCCGCGATCTCGCCACCCTGCTGGAAACACCCACCGCCACCGATCCCGCACTGCGCGCCAAGGTGCAGACCGGCATGCTCGAAAACCTGTCGTCACTGGAAACGGCGCAGAACCGGATCATCGACGTGCGCGCCTCGCTGGGCGCGCGGCTGGTCGCCGCAGACGACGCCAACAACCAGCTGTCCTCACAGGCCGTGAAAGTGCAGGACGCGCTGTCCGGCCTGCGCGACATCGACTACGCCGAAGCCGCCGGCCGCCTCACGCAACAACTCACCGGCCTGCAGGCTGCGCAGCAGTCGTTTGCGAAGATTCAGGGTTTGAGTTTGTTCGACTATCTGCGTTGA
- the flgK gene encoding flagellar hook-associated protein FlgK has product MADILGIGISALLANRSGLDVTGHNIANVNTAGYSRQRLDTTNAVGAVTTYGYAGNGVTVRGVERLSDKFVFAREIAGAASYSRIETFTTEAKRSDALLSDATTGLGTPLSSFFDSLSVMATTPSSSATRQTVLSAADALAGRFNDLQSQLDSDEHSINSRVTQTVTEINNYAGTIAQLNERIAQAIGSSGGKIPNDLVDQRDQAVRDLADRVSVTTVEQDNGALNVFVANGQSLVVGTQATQLGTAPNEFDSGRVEVTVPGGAVISGQVGGGSLGGLLDARREVLDPAREKLGRIAISLSEAVNAQQAQGVDQNGNFGQPLFAPLAGTAPASYRNTGSAAVNVGFSDATQLDGRAYQLSYNGSAWSLTDAASGSAVPFTGSGTTADPFVAKGLSLSVTPGAAAGDKFLVQPGRRAAGQLQVALTNPSQLAAAAPIKASATVGNLGSGKITAGEVVDVSNPNLRTPAQIQFTSASTYSINGSGSYAYTAGSDISVNGWKVAISGAPSSGDSFSVGPTGANSGDDRNARLLSGIATKTLLDGGLNTLTAANGQLVQQVGSSAQTAQLQLDAQTSLQAQTITERNALSGVNLDEEAADLLRYQQAYQAAAQIISVASTVFDSLLAATRR; this is encoded by the coding sequence ATGGCGGACATCCTCGGCATCGGCATTTCGGCACTGCTAGCGAACCGCAGCGGCCTGGATGTCACCGGCCACAACATCGCCAACGTCAACACCGCTGGCTATTCACGCCAGCGGCTCGATACCACCAACGCCGTCGGTGCGGTCACCACCTACGGCTATGCCGGCAATGGCGTGACTGTACGCGGCGTCGAGCGGCTGTCGGACAAATTCGTCTTTGCCCGCGAGATCGCCGGCGCGGCTTCGTACTCGCGAATCGAAACCTTCACCACCGAAGCGAAGCGCAGCGATGCACTGCTCTCCGATGCCACCACCGGCCTCGGCACGCCGCTGAGCAGCTTCTTCGACAGCCTCAGCGTGATGGCGACCACGCCGTCATCGAGCGCCACCCGGCAGACCGTGCTCAGCGCCGCCGATGCCCTGGCCGGCCGCTTCAACGATCTGCAGAGCCAGCTTGATTCCGATGAGCACTCGATCAACTCGCGAGTGACGCAGACCGTCACCGAAATCAACAACTACGCCGGCACCATCGCCCAGCTCAACGAGCGCATCGCCCAGGCGATCGGCAGCTCCGGCGGCAAGATTCCCAACGATCTCGTCGATCAGCGCGATCAGGCCGTGCGTGATCTGGCGGATCGCGTTTCGGTAACCACCGTCGAGCAGGACAACGGCGCGCTGAACGTGTTCGTCGCCAACGGCCAGAGCCTGGTCGTCGGCACCCAGGCCACGCAGCTCGGTACCGCGCCGAACGAGTTCGATTCCGGGCGCGTGGAAGTGACCGTGCCGGGCGGGGCGGTGATCAGCGGCCAGGTCGGCGGTGGCAGCCTCGGCGGCCTGCTCGATGCGCGCCGCGAAGTGCTCGATCCGGCGCGCGAGAAGCTGGGCCGCATCGCCATCTCGCTGTCCGAAGCGGTCAACGCGCAGCAGGCGCAGGGCGTCGATCAGAACGGCAACTTTGGCCAGCCGCTGTTCGCGCCGCTGGCGGGCACCGCGCCGGCGTCCTACCGCAACACCGGAAGCGCTGCAGTCAACGTTGGCTTCAGCGATGCGACCCAGCTCGATGGCCGCGCCTACCAGCTCAGCTACAACGGCAGCGCCTGGTCGCTGACCGATGCCGCCAGCGGTTCGGCTGTGCCATTCACCGGCAGCGGCACCACGGCCGATCCCTTCGTCGCCAAGGGTTTGAGCCTGAGCGTCACGCCGGGCGCCGCTGCCGGCGACAAGTTCCTGGTCCAGCCTGGCCGCCGTGCCGCCGGACAGTTGCAGGTGGCGCTGACCAATCCCTCGCAGCTCGCCGCTGCCGCGCCGATCAAGGCCAGTGCCACGGTCGGCAATCTCGGCAGCGGCAAGATCACCGCGGGCGAGGTCGTCGACGTTTCCAATCCGAACCTGCGCACGCCGGCCCAGATCCAGTTCACCAGCGCCAGCACCTATTCGATCAACGGCAGCGGCAGTTATGCCTACACCGCCGGCAGCGACATCAGCGTCAATGGCTGGAAAGTCGCGATCAGTGGAGCGCCTTCGAGCGGCGACAGTTTCAGCGTCGGCCCTACCGGCGCCAACAGCGGTGACGATCGCAATGCCCGCCTGCTGTCCGGTATTGCCACGAAAACGCTGCTCGACGGCGGCCTCAATACGCTGACCGCGGCCAATGGTCAGCTGGTGCAGCAGGTCGGCTCCAGCGCTCAGACCGCACAACTGCAGCTCGATGCCCAGACTTCGCTGCAGGCGCAGACGATCACCGAGCGCAATGCGCTGTCCGGTGTGAATCTCGATGAAGAGGCGGCCGACCTGCTGCGCTATCAGCAGGCTTATCAGGCCGCTGCCCAGATCATTTCCGTTGCCAGCACGGTGTTCGATTCGCTGCTCGCGGCAACGCGTCGCTGA
- the flgJ gene encoding flagellar assembly peptidoglycan hydrolase FlgJ: MSSAAPAPGINTTDFGQFAKLRSGAKDRDPETIKQVARQFEALFTQMLLKASHSDDTASNDLLGGSGSDTYRDIYDQQMAAQLSSGKGLGLADLLARQLIGAQTPGTESATAPTGLRGRSAATSATSVAPVSGKAAESADAFVDEITPFAEKAAKELGIPARVLVAQAAHETGWGKRQIKNADSTDSHNLFGIKASRGWEGATTNTTTHEYVKGERRVERAEFRSYKSVGEAFEDYVSFVKDNPRYAEALKHGGSGEQYLQGLQQAGYATDPAYAQKIARVAYGRTMSATLDASPARPGMSSGNTWET, translated from the coding sequence ATGAGCAGCGCGGCCCCAGCACCAGGCATCAATACGACGGACTTCGGCCAGTTCGCCAAGCTGCGTTCGGGTGCCAAGGACCGTGATCCGGAAACGATCAAGCAGGTCGCGCGTCAGTTCGAAGCGCTGTTCACCCAGATGCTGCTCAAGGCTTCGCACAGCGACGATACGGCGAGCAACGATCTGCTCGGCGGTTCCGGCAGCGATACCTATCGCGACATCTACGATCAGCAGATGGCCGCGCAATTGTCGTCCGGCAAGGGCCTGGGGCTCGCGGACCTGCTGGCGCGTCAATTGATTGGCGCGCAAACGCCGGGCACCGAAAGCGCGACGGCGCCAACGGGTCTGCGCGGCCGCAGCGCTGCGACTTCGGCAACGAGCGTGGCACCGGTCAGCGGCAAGGCTGCCGAATCCGCCGACGCCTTCGTCGACGAGATCACCCCGTTCGCCGAGAAGGCCGCGAAGGAACTCGGCATTCCGGCGCGCGTGCTGGTGGCGCAGGCGGCGCACGAAACCGGCTGGGGCAAGCGCCAGATCAAGAATGCCGATAGCACGGACAGCCACAACCTGTTCGGCATCAAGGCCAGCCGCGGCTGGGAAGGTGCGACGACCAACACCACCACGCACGAATACGTGAAGGGCGAGCGGAGAGTCGAACGCGCCGAATTCCGTTCGTACAAGTCGGTCGGCGAAGCCTTCGAGGATTACGTGTCCTTCGTTAAGGACAACCCGCGTTATGCCGAAGCGCTGAAGCATGGCGGCAGCGGGGAACAGTACCTGCAAGGTCTGCAGCAAGCCGGTTATGCCACCGACCCGGCCTACGCGCAGAAGATCGCGCGAGTCGCTTACGGACGCACGATGTCGGCCACGCTGGATGCGTCGCCGGCACGCCCCGGCATGAGCTCTGGCAACACCTGGGAGACCTGA
- a CDS encoding flagellar basal body P-ring protein FlgI yields MSMRTAFHLIALLSLLMAIATLNVARAERVKDLATVAGVRSNPLIGYGLVVGLDGTGDQTSQAPFTVQSLKAMLAQLGVTVPPGVNPQLKNVAAVAINAELPPFAKPGQTIDITVSSIANSGSLRGGTLLMAPLKGADGQVYAIAQGNVVVGGLGVSAKDGSRVTINVPSAGRVPGGATVERAVPATFGASPELRLDLRTSDFTTATRLATGINSALGSELARAIDPVTVSVVAPADANARVAFLSQLENLDITPGDAPARVIVNSRTGTVVISSAVRVLPAAVSHGSLSVTISEKPEVSQPEAFSKGQTVVVPRSQIEVTSSGRPAFVFDGGANLDDIVRAINQVGAAPGDLVAILEALRAAGALRAELVII; encoded by the coding sequence ATGTCCATGCGCACTGCGTTCCACCTCATCGCCCTGCTCAGCTTGCTGATGGCGATTGCCACTCTGAACGTGGCCCGCGCCGAGCGCGTGAAGGATCTGGCGACGGTTGCCGGCGTGCGCTCGAATCCGCTGATCGGCTACGGCCTGGTGGTCGGTCTCGATGGCACCGGCGATCAGACTTCGCAGGCACCGTTCACCGTGCAGAGCCTGAAAGCGATGCTTGCCCAGCTCGGCGTCACCGTGCCGCCGGGTGTCAATCCGCAGCTGAAGAATGTTGCCGCGGTGGCGATCAACGCCGAGCTGCCGCCGTTCGCGAAGCCGGGCCAGACGATCGACATCACCGTGTCGTCGATCGCCAACTCCGGTTCCCTGCGCGGCGGCACCTTGCTGATGGCGCCGTTGAAAGGCGCTGACGGTCAGGTCTATGCCATCGCCCAGGGCAATGTCGTGGTCGGTGGCCTCGGCGTGTCGGCCAAGGATGGCTCGCGAGTGACGATCAATGTGCCGAGTGCCGGCCGGGTGCCAGGCGGTGCAACGGTCGAACGCGCGGTGCCGGCCACCTTCGGCGCCAGCCCGGAACTGCGGCTGGATCTGCGGACTTCCGATTTCACGACGGCGACTCGTCTGGCCACCGGCATCAACAGCGCGCTCGGCTCCGAACTGGCGCGGGCGATCGACCCGGTGACGGTCTCGGTGGTCGCGCCGGCCGATGCCAACGCCAGAGTCGCGTTCCTGTCGCAACTCGAAAACCTCGACATCACGCCCGGCGATGCGCCGGCCCGAGTGATCGTCAACTCGCGCACCGGCACCGTGGTGATCTCCAGCGCCGTGCGCGTGCTGCCGGCGGCGGTCTCGCATGGCTCCTTGAGCGTGACGATCAGCGAGAAGCCCGAGGTCAGCCAGCCGGAAGCGTTCTCGAAAGGCCAGACCGTGGTGGTGCCGCGCTCGCAGATCGAAGTCACCTCCAGCGGCCGCCCGGCCTTCGTGTTCGATGGCGGCGCCAATCTCGACGACATCGTTCGCGCGATCAATCAGGTTGGGGCAGCACCCGGCGATCTGGTCGCGATCCTCGAGGCGCTGCGTGCCGCCGGTGCGTTGCGTGCCGAGCTGGTGATCATCTGA